One Plasmodium sp. gorilla clade G2 genome assembly, chromosome: 12 genomic window carries:
- a CDS encoding protein phosphatase PPM4, putative, protein MSSDKGEHDIVSNNSDKDNSNIPYEISNSNSSSYNNEKNNLYDKKDVNDNICYSDTDKYSSNMNDNKNVDESINEDNNNDNNNNNNINNIDVSINDNIHNKPSNIEGVKKLNLNTIQYKEEKNRDSNDSFFMNNKRSLICSHDDVMIKNEKKQKKCKVEESEETDRNGFICKEEKDIEVEKKIKKECNNNIKYDNFILYCKNYDNIFEDINNDTNSNTENNKTHGLYKNYCHVKNEPSVDNYNVRSNEDINKDILDKSQYNNEKNIHNNKKYIHNNKKYIHNNKKNIHNNKKNIYNNNEDDNNNNPFNNNDKYCETQGKSYTHMPNLNTKDISNISEVGKEREEIEENDEIEDNYNDEKKNELFEEHNFVYPSIYDIYPDEWFRANKYDDWLVHKLCKWLYNINDKLYFNIDKQEIYHVVQNEFVRIEDSKQLSVNNNSNSEGYNSRGSIQNKSRRTMGDNQDNIFNNNDDDTDSDMDYEINDDKYLHNNNNNNNNNNNNTYKGEDIFGSHDNMIERNALRDDHLNHKNNIKIDYNNNDSDDLNDDDSCMYDDNYIYDNNNNIDNIDNNSSNVIHTIDRPRDVASSKTLNKKQSNEESFEEFSMVLEDDLVGGTFSKVGEHNKRENEDFYITKDILDLNNVSDSQGLCFYSGIFDGHGGSNCARYVMNHLKTNVIAKFRQSFLITCKKKFKEKGSKLNELSVELRALYDSCIKGFDMTDKNYIELSKKFNYKDGSTACIVLIYGPDDDGSLKVLCANCGDSGAFICHNKKPIKLSLRHKPDLQEERIRILKCGGIIANINGINRIITKHKDINNLNDNNNNKTKDKTFLALSTSRSFGDISYKIPRKIVQCKPFISVYTIDFDLDSFLVLATDGVLNVLTDEEIIDIIWKNIHRKPEQAAEEVVKEATRRGSTDDKTCTVIFFYWRKDIFNTQPQDVNVNELNNEEDKGEDINMFSSIF, encoded by the coding sequence ATGTCAAGTGATAAGGGTGAACACGATATTGTAAGTAATAATAGTGATAAAGATAATTCAAATATTCCATATGAAATAAGTAATAGTAATTCCTCATCATacaataatgaaaaaaataatttatatgataaaaaagatgtaaatgataatatatgttatagtGACACAGACAAATATTCTtcaaatatgaatgataataagAATGTGGATGAATCAATAAATGAAGAtaacaataatgataataataataataataatattaataatattgatgtaTCTATAAATGATAACATACATAATAAGCCAAGTAATATAGAGGGtgtaaaaaaattgaatCTTAATACAATAcaatataaagaagaaaagaataGAGATTCTAATGATAGcttttttatgaataataaaagatcTTTAATTTGTTCACATGATGatgtaatgataaaaaatgaaaaaaaacaaaaaaagtgTAAAGTAGAAGAAAGTGAAGAAACTGATAGAAATGGTTTTATAtgtaaagaagaaaaagatatagaagtagaaaaaaaaataaaaaaagaatgtaataataatattaaatatgataattttatattgtactgtaaaaattatgataatatatttgaagatattaataatgatactAATTCAAATacggaaaataataaaacacatggattatataaaaattattgtcATGTAAAAAATGAACCATCTgtagataattataatgtaaGAAGTAATGaagatattaataaagatatattagaCAAAtcacaatataataatgaaaagaatatacataataataaaaaatatatacataataataaaaaatatatacataataataaaaaaaatatacataataataaaaaaaatatatataataataatgaggatgataataataataacccttttaataataatgataaatattgTGAAACACAAGGTAAGTCATATACACACATGCCTAATTTAAATACAAAGGACATATCAAATATATCAGAAGTTGGAAAAGAAAGAGAAGaaatagaagaaaatgatgagatagaagataattataatgatgaaaaaaagaatgaatTATTTGAAGAACATAATTTTGTGTATCCATctatttatgatatatatccTGATGAATGGTTTAGAgctaataaatatgatgattGGCTAGTACATAAATTATGTAAAtggttatataatattaatgataaactttattttaatattgatAAGCAAGAAATATATCATGTAGTTCAAAATGAATTTGTAAGAATAGAGGATTCAAAACAATTAtctgtaaataataattcaaattcTGAAGGATATAATTCAAGGGGGtcaatacaaaataaaagtagAAGAACAATGGGCGATAATCaggataatatatttaataataatgatgatgatactGACAGTGATATGGATTATgaaataaatgatgataaatatttacacaacaacaacaacaataataataataataataataatacatataaggGTGAGGATATTTTTGGTAGTCATGATAATATGATAGAAAGAAATGCTTTGCGAGATGATCATCtgaatcataaaaataatattaaaatagatTATAACAACAACGACAGTGATGAtttaaatgatgatgatagtTGTATgtatgatgataattatatatatgataataataataatattgataatattgataataatagtagtaatgTGATACATACGATTGATAGACCTAGAGATGTAGCTAGTTCTAAAAcgttaaataaaaaacaatcGAATGAAGAATCTTTTGAAGAATTTAGTATGGTATTAGAAGATGATTTAGTAGGAGGAACATTTAGTAAAGTAGGAGAACATAATAAAAGAGAGAATGaagatttttatataactaaAGATATATTAGATTTAAATAATGTTTCTGATAGTCAAggtttatgtttttatagtGGTATCTTTGATGGACATGGTGGTTCAAATTGTGCACGTTATGTTATGAATCACTTAAAAACAAATGTGATAGCAAAATTTAGACAATCCTTTTTAATaacatgtaaaaaaaaatttaaagagAAAGGATctaaattaaatgaattaaGTGTTGAATTAAGAGCATTATATGATAGTTGTATAAAAGGTTTTGATATGActgataaaaattatattgaattgtcaaaaaaatttaattataaagatGGATCTACAGCATGTATTGTCTTAATATATGGTCCAGATGATGATGGATCTTTAAAAGTATTATGTGCTAATTGTGGAGATTCAGGTGCATTCATATGTCATAATAAGAAACCTATAAAATTATCTTTGAGACATAAACCTGATTTACAAGAAGAGAGAATAAGGATATTAAAATGTGGTGGTATTATAGCAAACATTAATGGTATTAATAgaataataacaaaacataaagatataaataatttaaatgataacaataataataaaactaaAGATAAAACATTTCTTGCTTTATCTACATCAAGATCCTTTGGagatatatcatataaaatacCTAGAAAAATTGTTCAATGTAAACCTTTTATAAGTGTATATACTATAGATTTTGATTTAGATTCTTTTCTTGTACTAGCAACAGATGGAGTATTAAATGTATTAACTGATGAAGAAATTATAGATATTATATGGAAAAACATACATAGAAAACCAGAACAGGCCGCTGAAGAAGTAGTCAAGGAAGCAACACGAAGAGGTTCAACTGATGATAAAACATGTActgttattttcttttattggAGAAAGgatatttttaatacacAACCTCAAGATGTTAATGTCAATGAGTTGAATAATGAAGAAGACAAAGGAGaggatataaatatgttttcttcaattttttga
- a CDS encoding cutA, putative produces MYILNILIMFFTLFLRAEKRCKKLISYPLFLNNILNFNKLTKNNCFNKYNNKFQRKYHIKNKMENQDSPFIAVYVTTPSKEVAEKISYVLLEEKLVSCVNIIPGILSLYHWKGEIAKDNEVLMMIKTKKHLFEEILKFVKSNHPYEIPEVIAVPIEHGSKDYLDWVNNSVKKI; encoded by the exons ATGTATATACTTAACATTTTGATAATgttttttacattatttcTGAGAGCAGAAAAAAGGTGTAAGAAATTAATTTCATATCctctttttttaaacaatattttaaatttcaATAAGCTAACTAAAAATAATTGCTTCAATAAatacaataataaatttcaaagaaaatatcatataaaaaataaaatggaaaatCAGGATTCTCCATTCATAGCAGTGTATGTTACAACCCCAAGTAAGGAGGTAGCTGAAAAG atATCTTATGTATTATTAGAAGAAAAATTAGTAAGTTGTGTAAATATTATTCCTGGTATTCTTAGTTTATATCATTGGAAAGGAGAAATAGCa AAAGACAATGAAGtattaatgatgataaaaacaaaaaaacatCTTTTTGaagaaattttaaaatttgtaAAATCCAATCATCCATATGAAATACCAGag GTTATTGCTGTTCCTATAGAACATGGAAGTAAA gaTTATTTAGATTGGGTAAACAATTCAgtcaagaaaatataa
- a CDS encoding leucine-rich repeat protein, with product MNNNCKIQKLKLENDIIYSSNLIINEDDIADFVSTLNIQKNINDTNYLIHNLNTVKEIQLSSLKINDWGLSILIPCILRSRRLTTLNLSNNSLTNDSANILSKCLKYLPHLRCLNLSNNLIKEEGAINIIQEFFQDYIKENSNPSNINEVFNVEKKKNISTNNNKTNLNNCHDVIQLNNINNFIFENENCNNILDYKQDKYIIPNEVNDSHHICNDDKNFEIFEDKTENEDLQEIDMSDNFLGNNFIIKLSDILHKKKDKRKYKIVIKNIAINNTSISCFLSKCRDIEILNISENNIISDNLPKDIEIFFDMQPNLKQLYLASICGDNPTSDNNIDRNNINNNNHNDLYNKNHKDLYNNNHNDSYNNNHNDSYNKYYNDSHNKHYNDSHNKYYNDSYNDCDTIYNSMTSQNKIFTCLINNLYKAKNLRILCLSNNNINDENFKTFCLHIQHNKDNKIEEIDFSYNNITDLNPLNECLRNNDTLKIINLSNNHITDEKIKRFCYESLATNFNISELSLSYNKLSNNSCIYISDALINQATLIKNSLKETNEYIKQNSSSTQEDLDMYIKKINYKKNDDKKFCDDKKNDDKKFCDDKKNDDDKKFYDDKKFYDDNINFNTYKNPSNINNIYNTSNDQSCISIHNDNKQTHRIDKNQLNTYNNKDDINNINILKDIIINRHNEENNFFSCIGLSNFYRATDLSKNLYLQENRRNCIYKKNDHFNKLYNSNNIFSANCLKGLKFLNLSGCNINNEGISYLLKSLKTSLCTLEYLDISCCQDLSDNTYQAFTNLISYKKYKFLKNKNFIFKNLPLTVRGIPPMLIPLYDSEDNTDKSSTESDWWNYKKED from the exons atgaataataattgtaagattcaaaaattaaaattagaaAATGACATTATATACTCCTccaatttaataataaatgaagatGACATTGCCGATTTTGTTTCAACgttaaatattcaaaaaaatataaatgatacaaattatttaatacataatttaaataCAGTCAAAGAAATACAATTAAGTAGCCTCAAAATTAATGATTGGGGTTTATCTATTCTTATACCTTGTATATTAAGAAGCAGAAGACTTACAACATTAAATCTCTCAAATAATAGTTTGACAAAT GATAGTGCCAACATTTTGTCCAAGTGTCTAAAATATTTGCCACATCTAAGGTGTCTCAATTTatctaataatttaataaaagaagaaggagcaattaatattattcaagAATTTTTTCaagattatataaaagaaaattcaAACCCTAGTAACATTAATGAAGTATTtaatgtagaaaaaaaaaaaaatatttctacaaataataataaaactaaTCTAAACAATTGTCATGATGTAATACaacttaataatataaacaattttatatttgaaaatgaaaattgtaataatattctaGACTACAAacaagataaatatattattcccAATGAGGTTAATGATTCTCATCATATATGTAATGATGACAAAAATTTTGAAATCTTTGAAGATAAAACAGAAAATGAGGATCTACAAGAAATAGACATGTCAGATAATTTTTTAGGTaacaattttataattaaattaagtgatatattacataaaaaaaaagacaaaaggaaatataaaattgttataaaaaatatagccATTAATAATACATCTATTTCTTGTTTTCTATCTAAATGTAGagatatagaaatattaaatatatcagaaaataatattatatctgATAACCTTCCAAAGGatattgaaatattttttgatatgcAGCCAAATTTAAAACAATTATATTTAGCAAGTATATGTGGAGATAATCCCActagtgataataatattgataggaataatataaacaataacaATCacaatgatttatataataaaaatcacaaagatttatataataacaatcacaatgattcatataataacaatcacaatgattcatataataaatattataatgactCACATAATAAACATTATAATGACtcacataataaatattataatgattcATATAATGATTGTGATACAATTTACAATAGTATGACTAgccaaaataaaatattcacatgcttaattaataatttatataaggCAAAAAATTTACGCATACTTTGcctttcaaataataatattaatgatgaaaACTTCAAAACATTTTGTTTACATATCCAACATAATAAAGACAATAAAATTGAAGAAATcgatttttcatataataatatcacaGATCTTAACCCTTTAAATGAATGTTTAAGAAATAACGACACATTAAAAATTATCAATTTATctaataatcatataacagatgaaaaaataaaaagattttGTTATGAAAGTCTTGCAACCAATTTCAATATTTCTGAGCTCTCTTTatcttataataaattatctaATAATTCTTGTATTTACATATCAGATGCCTTGATAAATCAAGCCACTCTTATTAAAAATTCTCTGAAAGAAACGAATGAATACATAAAACAAAATTCTAGTTCAACACAGGAAGATTtggatatgtatataaaaaaaataaattataaaaaaaatgatgataaaaaattttgtgatgataaaaaaaatgatgataaaaaattttgtgatgataaaaaaaatgatgatgataaaaaattttatgatgataaaaaattttatgatgataacataaattttaatacatataaaaaccCAAgcaacataaataatatttataacacATCGAATGACCAATCTTGTATTTCAATccataatgataataaacaaaCACATAGAATAGATAAGAATCAGttgaatacatataataataaagatgatattaataatataaatatattaaaagatataataattaatagacataatgaagaaaataattttttttcatgtatAGGTTTATCAAATTTTTATAGAGCAACCGATTTatcaaaaaatttatatctaCAAGAAAATCGTagaaattgtatatataaaaaaaatgatcattttaataaattatataattcgaataatatattttcagcTAACTGTTTAAAAGGTCTCAAATTTCTTAATCTTTCAGgttgtaatataaataatgaaggtATTTCATATCTTTTAAAATCTTTAAAAACATCATTATGTACCTTAGAATATTTAGATATATCATGTTGTCAAGATTTAAGTGATAATACATATCAAGCATTTACTAATTTAAtatcttataaaaaatataaatttctaaaaaataaaaattttatatttaaaaatttaccTCTCACTGTTAGAGGAATTCCACCTATGTTGATCCCTCTTTATGATTCTGAAGATAACACAGACAAGAGCAGCACAg aaTCGGATTGGTggaattataaaaaggaaGATTAA